The following are encoded in a window of Balaenoptera ricei isolate mBalRic1 chromosome 1, mBalRic1.hap2, whole genome shotgun sequence genomic DNA:
- the MYOG gene encoding myogenin, giving the protein MELYETSPYFYQEPHFYDGENYLPVHLQGFEPPGYERTELSLSPEARVPLEDKGLGTPEHCPGQCLPWACKVCKRKSVSVDRRRAATLREKRRLKKVNEAFEALKRSTLLNPNQRLPKVEILRSAIQYIERLQALLSSLNQEERDLRYRGGGGPQPGVPSECSSHSASCSPEWGSALEFGPNPGDHLLTADPTDAHNLHSLTSIVDSITVEDVAVAFPDETMPN; this is encoded by the exons ATGGAGCTGTATGAGACATCCCCCTACTTCTACCAGGAACCCCACTTCTATGACGGGGAAAACTACCTGCCCGTCCACCTCCAGGGCTTTGAGCCACCGGGCTATGAGCGGACTGAGCTCAGCCTGAGCCCCGAGGCCCGAGTGCCCCTCGAAGACAAGGGGCTAGGGACCCCCGAGCACTGCCCAGGCCAGTGCCTGCCGTGGGCGTGTAAGGTGTGCAAGAGGAAGTCGGTGTCTGTGGACCGGCGGCGGGCAGCCACACTGAGGGAGAAGCGCAGGCTCAAGAAGGTGAATGAGGCCTTTGAGGCCCTGAAGAGGAGCACCCTGCTCAACCCCAACCAGCGGCTGCCCAAGGTGGAGATCCTGCGCAGTGCCATCCAGTACATCGAGCGCCTGCAGGCCCTGCTCAGCTCCCTCAACCAGGAGGAGCGCGATCTCCGCTACCGAGGCGGGGGCGGACCCCAACCAGGG GTGCCCAGTGAATGCAGCTCCCATAGTGCCTCCTGCAGTCCAGAGTGGGGAAGTGCACTGGAGTTTGGCCCCAACCCAGGGG ATCACCTGCTCACAGCTGACCCTACGGATGCCCACAATCTGCACTCCCTCACCTCCATCGTGGACAGCATCACAGTGGAGGATGTCGCTGTGGCCTTCCCAGATGAAACCATGCCCAATTGA